The region GTTCACTTCTTCCATGCGTGTGTTCATCTGCATCTGTTCATCTGATGAATTTGGAAACTTTGATGGCAGCATAGtctgtgcttttatttcctGTAGTTTGGTCATGTTGCTCTCTGGCAGGTATCACAGCTTGTCGGCTAATGACAGCATACACTTCATGCTGCGACCCTGGACTTTGATCTGATGGGTTTGCTACAGCAGGCTGGTTCCTACTGGTTGTAAGGGGAGGTTGTGATGTTCGTCTTAGTCCAGTTTGAGAGTGGTTTTCATTCAGACTGTAGAGGTTGGCTGGCTGAACAGGAATGGAAGGCGCTGTCCACTTGGGAAGGTTGGTCATCTTGTGGCAGGAAAATTCCTAAAACACCAAAATACACCAAAAAACAGGATTAAAAAGCCAATAAAATACACTCACTTTACATAATTGTGACTTGGGTTATGAATTTGGGTTAAAGCGATTGTTGGATTTTTATCAATTCCCTTATGTGTCTTTCTAGGATGAAGACAGAACCACTCTcatgtttgaacatttaatctAGCAAGAAGCAGAGGTGTCAAGGAACcaagtacaaatactttgttaccttacttaagtagaaattttgggtatctatactttactggagtaattatttttcagccgactttttactttctactccttacattttaaaaatggccttgttactcctatttcatttcggcttgttttcattccggcttgtcatcgttcaaaaacacacaaaaaaacaaaaacctatccagataaatcaCGCCATCCGGATAGAATGAATTagattgtggttggatgagaagtataaacatataccattccGACACCCTATTGGTTTGTACGCGATCCATCGCACCTGCACAAATCACCTCACACTCCAGCAAGGACATAGCAGACGTATGTAGCCTGTACGAAGATGCAACTAGTCATCATATCTTCcgctccatgaaacacatgttaatgctcagtagtacacatatatggttctttaatgtatttgcattgtactaaaatgcgttcattttcaatgggcatcaatgcggctgaaacaggtgcatcccaaatatttcaacattaacattttaatataacattatagtcattatggcctttagaaaaatgtttaaggcctaagcttttgtccttaatggcattttttcccccttacatgacttttacttttatacttagttttgaaaccagtacttttacactttgagtaaaaagcttgagttgatacttcaacttctacagaagtctttttaaaccctagtatctatacttctacctgagtaatgaatgtcaatacttCTGACACCTCCGGCTGGAAACagggggtcagccctatgttcccacagcctgTTCCACTGCTGTTTATCTTTGTTATTAGAGACTGTCCCTTTAAGTTGGCTTACCTGTGCCCTGGTCTCATTCACAATCAGTACTCCTGTAAAGAACATAAATGATAATTAAATAATGGTCAGTTGGTAATATTTGGAAAATGTGTCACTTTATTTCAAACTCTGATTACTCTGATTCTTACGTTTCCAGCCATAAAATCTGAGGAGCATCAACACGGTCAACGTAGCAGCCAGAAACACTATGCTAACACAGATGAAGGTGTACGGCTGCCAGGATGCTTCCTCAACATGTGCATCGTGAGATACAGCAGCTACAAAACAAGAAGACATATCAGAAGAGGAAGtactctgtttttctttaaaatgtttatgtgCATAAGTTTATCAGATAAAGTTCTTACCTGCTTCATGATGCACGTTTTGAAACCCCTGGTAAAGGTCTGTAGATTAAGACGGCAAAAGTAGAATTAACActtgaaaaaaatcaatcttatGTCTACATTTCagcaaagaaggagagaaatcTACCAACCTGAAACGGAGATGTTGATCATGTGACTGATCTGCTTGTATTTGTGTCCTTTTAAAACACATCTGTACAGGCCGTCATCATGGATGGAAATCCACTTGAAGGTCAAATATGACATTAGTTTATACTTGTGATCTGCGTTATTCTGTCTCACTTCCACATTTTCTATGTGATTTAGTTGTTCACATTTGTCTGTGTGGAGCAGTTTACACCAGGTGACATTCAGTGGTTGTCCACAGTGTTTGACTGGACAGGTGACGGTCAGACGTTGTCCTGGGGCAGTTTTCCACATCGTTCCCCTCCTTACCGACACCGAGACTTTACAGGAAGGAGATGAATCTGTAAAATATcaacaattacaaaaaaagttacCTCCAAACTTTTCTTGTCTTGAATCACTTACattaggtttttaaaaaaaagttatactTGGTTAACAATTTCCGGAATAAATACAAGAAAACGTCGCTCaataatgtaataaatgtaaacTTCAGTATTCCCCGAGGTGCTGTCTTGAAAGTCATTTTAATATGTAACTGAGTTTTTTAATTTGGTGTGATGATTTGTGCGATGAACCTCTTTTAGCTATATAAAGTTACTCTCTTTAGTTTGACTTCAAATTAATGTAACATCAGTTATTTCATTCCTGGTTTCCCATAACACTTAAATGATTTTGATGAATCATTTTCAGGAtatcttattttgtatttaccTTACCTCTTGTTTTATctcactgtttacactattccAGATATATTAAGATACTGTAGTGTAGGGTTATACATCCAAAGCCTTATTGCAATCGGATGGCTCATATCTTTTCAAAATACACcctgatcattttttttttgtgatcaactttttttgaaattttACATAAGATGCTTAAACATGTGAGCTTCAATGACAGAAGCCTAAGACAGCATCATCAAATATACAAACTATTTACAGATCGCCGTTGCCTTGATGAGGAGAAATATTCATCAaatttgaaacaaagacaaaattactgaattaaattatgatatgcatgtacacacatatatatatatatatatacacctatacacacatatgcacacaaaataaaacttacagacacagcacaataaataaaactaaaacaaataaacagataaaaaataaaattaaaataattcaagtAAACAATGGATCTGAAAGAGTTGAAATAAGGAAATCCCAAGCCCGTAAGAAGCCAGTGCCTTATGATTACTAATTACAGCTAATGAGCTTTCATTAAGAGAGATGTCTCTAAAATAGTTAAACCATTCCTTTATCGATGGAGATTCAATAGAGAACCAAGAATGTATTATCGTCTTCTTTGCCGCAGTTGTGCCTGCAAAGATAATTACCCTtatcatttttgaaaaatatacTGGAAGATATATGAGAGTTGAGGCTTACCTGGTAGTCTTCCATTGACATAGACAAATGTAAAACTGCTTAAAATCAGCAGATATGTGCATATTGGTCTTTCCATTTGGTATGCTCGATATGCTCATGAGTTGAGATCTTAAAGATAATGTGGCCGCTGCATGGGCTTATTTTACCTGTGACAATGCTCACCACTTCCTGACCCACCTACATATTTTCTAAAGACCATCTGGCACAAGTGTGGTTTTTCAGTTTATCATGACACACACAACTTAAAATGTGTACACACAAGTGAAAATTGCAAATTGTGCCTCATACTTGTGGTTTCACTCTGTGATAGGGTCCTACAGAAACGTTTCTTTACACTGGTGTAGTTAATCCTGAACACAAAAACTGAGATACAAACTTACAGGGTTAAGTTTTTGCAAGTAACTTGCACAGAATCAACACTGCATTAGACAGGCTGCATACTTGTAACCAGTTTTAATCAGTGTAGAGATAGAACTGACAGTTCTCGTCATCTTCATGATTTAATAACATGCCTGCTTGCTCCGCTTATCCAATCAGTGCAAAtttctgcagctcagcagatgaagaaatagCTAAAAAGTCTGTTAGAGTGCAGACTGTTGGAATAAACTAGTTTCAGCACAGTGCTGTTTATGAAAGAACTGAACATGGGTGCAATATGGatgcagtatgttattcttttctTGACTCGGTTCAAACAGTAGAGGGTGTCAGCAGCTTTCATTCTTTATCAGAATAAGAGTGAATGCTCCTGATCAGTAGTAAACACCTAAAGTTGTTGTACAGCGCCCTCCGGTGTTTGATGTTGTACTATCCACTGCATGTGTAGAGGCCATTGACTTTTaatatatgtaaatgtattgcaagccgttcaggaaattaatatattgaatgaagtctgaatatattgaatgaaactctgaatatatggaatgaatattcaatatattaatttcctgaacggcTTGCCACATAAATGTATATGTTACATATttatatgtataaatatttcTAAAGACTATGGTAAAGGCTAAATAGTTGTGTGGCTAATTGATGAAAACAGTTGTGTCTACATGAATGGATAttattaaaatacagattttaaacATCCTTGTTCTGAGTTGCTGTTTTTAGAGTACTAAAACTACCACAATTTTGCATATTATAGGGAAATGTCTCTGACCTTTACATCCATAAAGTACAAGAAAAACCAGGTGCGTGACTTTCATTGTTCGGTATCGACAAAATTTGCAAAATGATTACAAATGAGACGAGCAACAGCGACAACAGCAAACATTTCCATAAAGAGATCAGCCTCAGCTGTCTGGACCTATTAGGAAAGCAGGATGTTTCCATGCAGATGTTTTGCAATAGGACTCATAGAAGAAGAAAGGACCATtgatatgtcttttttttatgatggtTGCACCAAAGCTGTATTTTCTACTCACGCTATGTAGGCTAACTATGTTTTGAAACAGCTCATTCAGACATATTAGCTGACTACCGCAAGCTTTTAATCATTTTGGTAGAACTGTTTCTTCAGTCTGTCAAGTGATTCAATCACATTT is a window of Labrus mixtus chromosome 13, fLabMix1.1, whole genome shotgun sequence DNA encoding:
- the si:ch211-214p13.8 gene encoding uncharacterized protein si:ch211-214p13.8 isoform X1, coding for MERPICTYLLILSSFTFVYVNGRLPDSSPSCKVSVSVRRGTMWKTAPGQRLTVTCPVKHCGQPLNVTWCKLLHTDKCEQLNHIENVEVRQNNADHKYKLMSYLTFKWISIHDDGLYRCVLKGHKYKQISHMINISVSDLYQGFQNVHHEAAAVSHDAHVEEASWQPYTFICVSIVFLAATLTVLMLLRFYGWKRVLIVNETRAQEFSCHKMTNLPKWTAPSIPVQPANLYSLNENHSQTGLRRTSQPPLTTSRNQPAVANPSDQSPGSQHEVYAVISRQAVIPAREQHDQTTGNKSTDYAAIKVSKFIR
- the si:ch211-214p13.8 gene encoding uncharacterized protein si:ch211-214p13.8 isoform X2; translated protein: MERPICTYLLILSSFTFVYVNGRLPDSSPSCKVSVSVRRGTMWKTAPGQRLTVTCPVKHCGQPLNVTWCKLLHTDKCEQLNHIENVEVRQNNADHKYKLMSYLTFKWISIHDDGLYRCVLKGHKYKQISHMINISVSAAVSHDAHVEEASWQPYTFICVSIVFLAATLTVLMLLRFYGWKRVLIVNETRAQEFSCHKMTNLPKWTAPSIPVQPANLYSLNENHSQTGLRRTSQPPLTTSRNQPAVANPSDQSPGSQHEVYAVISRQAVIPAREQHDQTTGNKSTDYAAIKVSKFIR